CCTTTCTCCTTTCTATAatatctctctatctctgtctctcaattcttcttctctgccaactaacgtGTTTAGTCTCCTCTAACCCAAACATACACAATCAATTATTGTAGCCTCTTCTGCCTCTTTCAGCTACAATGCTATATCTTTGCCTTGCCTACCCCAAGCATTTCACTCCATTTACCTCTGTAATCTGGTTTTCTCCCAACAACTACCCCCAAAACAGTCATTTCCAAAGTCCCTGGTGACCCCTTCCCAAATCGGTCCAGCCCAGGCATCATCCTTCAGGGACACTACGGAccatcttctttcttcttgatattttcttcttcattggcCTCCCTATTGGCCACTTTCCCGTTGTTTCTCCTACTTCTCACACAACTCCATCTGGGTCTCCTGCACTGGCTTGTGTGCTCTCTCTCAATGTAGTCATTCTACAGGGCTccgctccccacccccttcccttctccatctATATTCTTTCCCTAAAGGACTACACTGGCTATGCTCTAGCTGGCCTCACCCAAAATTGCATTGCCCATTAATTTTGGACCTCGAATTCTCAATAGCTTTCTGGGCATTTCTACCTGGATGACCAACTGGGAACTCAAAATCTGCCCCAAATTGAATTATCCATTTTGCTTTCCCCACACTTGTTCTACTTTTGCAGCATCACCATCTTCTCAGCCATGCAAGCATGATACATCAGAGAGCTTCCACACCCCACATCCCTCACAGCCAGTTAGTCACTAACACCCCAAaggctctttttttcttctattcctactATCCTCATTTATTACAAAGCCTTCGCTACTTCTCTGTGGACCCCGCAATGGCCTCCTGTCTGGCCTGCCACCCCCTATCCCTACTCCCTCCACTAACCTCCCGCTACtgccaaattaactttcatagaGAACTCCCCGGGTTGGTGCTCCCCTACTCAAAACCTGTACTGACCTGCCGGGGCCTTCCAAACAGGATTCACACTATTCAGCCTGGTACTGAATAGGTACCAGGTCCTCTATGCTGTGGCTTCAACTTACCTCCCCAAACTTAATTCACATCCCATTCAAACTGAAAGGTTTCTGATCTCCAGGATTTCCTTTCTCAAACTCCATGGTGTTCTCCTTGCCTGGGACATTTCTCTGCCTGCTGGAACTCTATCTGCTTCAGTGCACCTTTTCTGCTCCCCGAACAGGACATCATTTCTTCTGAGACCCAAAGTCACATTCTGTATCTCTCTCTTGTAAGCCATCATCCTCcatcccctggttctcaggctctAAGCTCCTGGGAAGTCGAGGGCTCACACCTGGCTAACTCCTCCATCCTGGGAGTAGCCAGTGTGACCCTCATACATGGTCCACACATATCTGATGAAGGATCAATGAATCAAATTGAGTCAAATTGGTCAAATGCAGCCATAGCCTTTGTAAAAAGTACTTATGAAGATGGTAGAATGTGACTTCTCTTAGAGGTAGTGTGGTGGATGTATCCCTGGGGTTCGACAGACTGAACACAAAGTCTGACTCTACCATTTACCAGCACAGTGACCTGAGCTAGCTTTataactctctgagcctcagtttcctcaactgcaacATGAGAATAATACCCACATCACAAGAGTGTGGTGAAgaataaatgatataataaagGCAAATGATCTAGTCCAGTTCCTAGAATACAGACAGAACTCAGAACAGTGAAGAATCCCCTTGCTGGAAAGACGTGATACAAGAAGCGATACACAGACTGCACAGACACAACCATTTCTGACCTGTCTCCAGCAGCAGCTTTACGATGGAGAAGTTGGAGTGGGACACGCTGTAGTGAAGGGCTGTGTTTCCGTTTCCATCAGCCAAGTTGACAAGCAGCTTTAGGAAGTGTGGGGAATGATGCTGGAGGTAGGTGGCCACCACAGCAGGACTAGACGACTTCCGGCTGGAGACACGGAACCACTCTTGACTGATGGTGTTCAAGCTTTGCTTCTGAAATACCAAAAGATTCCAATTCCAGAAGGTTATCTGGCCTGGGGTGCTAGTTTTCATCTTGAGTGTTAGTTTCCACTAGGAAAAGTTAGCTTTGGATGCTTCCACCTCTATCTCTCTAGTTCCTTCCAACTCTCCATGTGATTTACTCCTGGAGGGCTCAGAGATAGTGTGGTTGAGGATTCAGCAACATACTTGAAACCTGTGCTATGCGCCCCACCCCCATGTGAGGTAGAAAGGAGCATTGGGAGGGCCACCAGGTAACCAGTAACAAAGCATTTCACTAGGTGGCAGTTTGAGTATATTATAAGTTTAGGTCACATCCCCTGTGTATACACAGGACAACCAAGATCTTCAAGACCCCCTCTTTCATGAGCATACAGCCAGCCTATATGGACCTTAGCTCAGACTCTACTAGGATCTCTGcatgttttgtctgtttttctttgttttgttttgtttttattttttatttttggggggaatattgggaaacagtgtgtatttccaggtcccatcagcttcaagttgttttccttcaatctagttgtggagggtgcagctcagcttcaaatccagtcactgttttcaaactttagttgcagggggcacagcccaccaacccatgtgggaactgaaccagcaaccttgttgtagagagctcgtgctctaaccaactgagccatcttgccacccctctggaagctcagtggcagcttgtcttcaatctagttgtggagggcgcagctcactggcccatgtgggaatcgaaccggcaaccctgttgtgcagagctcgtgctctaaccaactgagccatccggccgcccagcATGTTTTTAATAGgcataaatcacattttattaatgGGAAAAATGCATGCTGAAAACTAAGACAAATGACATGCCCAATTTATGCTTGAAACAAAATCCAAACAGCTGTGCTTGaattatttttggcttttaaGCTTTGCTAGGACCTTCAGAGAAAATGGCTGAACAACCCTTAGCAGGACCCCACTATTTGTAGTATTCTGCTCCTTGGAATCATGATTAAGGCGAGTTCCAGAGTGAATGACATCAACTTTGTGTGTGACATGACCTGAGGGTTTAAAAAGGAACATGTTTAGATTATTTACCTGAAGGGCATGAACAACTATGGTGATGTGAGTATCAGAAATGATTTCCTACTCATTCTGGAAAGGGCAGTGGATTTGGAGTCACTAAAGTAATGTGGCCAGGCTTAAGTCCTggctcagctgtgtgaccttggaaggCACATAACCCTATTGAACTTTACTTGTCTACAAAATGGGAGTGAAAAGGGCGCTGACTCCCTAAGCTCCCATGGCTCTACAGAATTCAGTCTTTGTACAACACACGCTGTCTCTAAAGTAAGGAGGCACGGGTCTCGTGCTTTGATCCTAACATGGTTAAGGTGTCAGGTTTGCATATCCTCTAATCACTTTTCTAGGCAGAAACAGTGGAATCTTTTGTGGCTGAAACACTTTTTATATACTATCTCCTATACCCATGGAATTTTCAGTAGAACCTAAAGAAAGATCTTAATATTAAGCAACATGgtagattttaaatgaaaagccaAGAAATAACTTAGTTCTGTAATTCATCCAAGAATAAATAACAGGAGTTTCAATCAACATCCACATTACATGTTGGTTCTTTGACGATCTGGGAACAGTTATGTGCCAGGTAAGCTAAGATAAAGTAGTAAAAATGGGTTGGGCTGAATCGATCATTTTTACTCCTACACCTCTTCTGCAAAGGAGAACAAAATGCGCTTTGAAAATGCTTACAAGTTGTTACACGTTGGGTCTTATCAGCTGCTCTCATAACTTGGGAGAATGTGTCAGTGCCAATATCTCTTGATTAAAAGTAGAAGCCAATCATTATATGTTTAAATCTCCATGGGCCATGAAGGTATTAAGGAGGAAACAGATGTAGTTTCTTGTTCTTGGTTTCTTGACCCATAGGTACACTTCAAGAAAAAGAGTGAAGACTACAAAATTAAATGCCAGGGCTTGAGGTTAATGGACACATGGTGCCCAACACCCTCATTTTAttaatggggaaactgaggccttgaATGTTGCACTTACTTGCCAATATCTCACAGATGGCACTCCTGGGAATAGAGCACATGGTTCCAATTCTGCACGCTCTTTTCCACTCTACTCACAGTTTTCTCAAATTGCAAGGCAATTTTGAGCCTAAGCCACAAATATAATAGTTTTATAACAGACATCCAGGGTGCAATGCCTAAGAACCCTTGGGAGAAGCCTCTGAGCACAAGGCCTGCTTTCTTGTGCGTATCCATCAGTTCCACTTTCTCAGCATAATCCGTCACCTTAGGTAGCAAGCATAGCTTGGGCAAATGAGAGAGGACCCAGAGGCAAGGGACTCATGTGGGCACTCACACTGCTGCCTCGGGCAAGGCACCAAAGTCACCCAGTTGGAACTAACAGCTTAAACAGTATGGAAATATCTACATGACAATGAAAAATGAGAGTACCAAGAGCTGGTCGGTGGTGGTCCCAGTTTCTGGCAGATGTTGGCTCAATGCCCGGCATGCATTAAGAAATTCTTCTGAGGGTTTATATCTaaagaaaaagttatatatatacatatcagtCTCCacgttgataaaaaaaaaaaaaggttatctTCTACTTTGACTTTCATTCTCAGCAGCTTAAACACCCAAACTGAGTAACACCCCAGGAAAAGGGGCATTCCTAGGAAATATGGGGCATTCCTAGGAAATATGGGGTATTCCTAGGAAATATGGGGTGAATACAGTGTTAATGATGTGGCTTGGTTTCTGAACTCTTCTGAAGAGTGAGTCAAGCACACTGCCCTTTTTATCCCCCTGTTTTCAGGGGGTGGGAGCAATCAGCAAAGCATTCTGGgggccccaggcccagctgcaATTCCTGACATGCTGGGCAATGGAGGGTTGTCTTTCTGACTTTGGACCAAATATTTTCTGCCTGAGTGACTTGAAAAATTCAAAGAACCCAATCCATACCAGCAAATTTCTTCAGGTTATTCCTCCATGAAGGACACCATAAGGGCTAATAGATAGAGTCAATAAAATCAATTAAGCTGGGTGATCTCAATGATAAATACTCCTCCAGTGTTAGTCTAAGGGCAGAGTCAGCCTGGAGAGGCCCACATTGGGACTCAAGGAGACTGGTCACCAATGGGACGCTCCATTCACTCATCACATCCTTACAGTGCTGCCATGTTGGAGCTCCCCTGGGGGACCTGCTTGACAATCAGCTGTGGTTCACCACCCGTCACTCCTTCAGCAACCAGGCTGGGGTTGACGATAATAGTACTATCCTTAtttctaccatttattgagagcctacttTGTGGAAGGCACTGTATTCGgcattttatgtactttttctCATTCAGTCCTCAGCTCCAATCTATCAGGTTGCTCTAATGtacatgttacagatgaagaaactgaggtggcCACAGCTTAAGCACCTTGTCTAAAACAACACCATGAAGACgtaagatttgaatccaggtggGCCCAACTCCAAAGTACTCTTTTCATCATGCCACACAACCTCCATCACTTTAAAAGACAGGGTGACATCAGCACAGCCAATGGGAGCGTCAGAAAAGTGTGTGGGTAAGAATCAGAAGAGACCTGGTTGGCATCCCTGCTCTGCCAGCTgtgtcacttaacttctctaagcctctgtttccacatttgtaaagtggggattATAATCAAGTTTAACTTGTAGGATTGTTAAAAGGATTGCAGAagataatacacataaagccCTTCACATTCTCAGTGCTATATTGATGTTAGCTTTGTAAGTAGAGCTCAGTCTATGATAGTGTATCCCCATGAAGGCAGGAGTTATATCTGTTTAGTTCAAGCAGTGCACAGTACCCGGCATAGgttagaaactcaataaatattggtgaatggatgaacaaatgatCGAAAAAAGGGAGAATAAAATAACCCTTTCTTAGAGGATCAAGTACCCCCATCTGTACCCCTCTGACTTACCTCTCAGATTTGGGAAAGGGGAGTTCTTCCCCAGGCCCACTTTCCTGGCCTGTGTTGTGGGCGACTTCGGAGAGGCCCTGGCCCACCTTGCAGCTGGGGTGGGCATCCTTGCCCTGCCTACGTTCTGGGCCATCACATTTCTTTTCAGCCTCGCTGTCAGACAAGTCTTCTGGGGAGCTATCCTCACCGCTGGTCTCCTCACTTGAGGTGGTCTCGTAGCTGGGGAAAAAGACAGAGGTCACTTGTTCTGTGCTTCCTGCCCGATGCCCGTATCAACACAGATGAGAACTAGGTGGGCCTTAGATAACACTTCCCAGCTTGCTAACAACACCCTCCATTCTTTACACCTGCAGACCTGGGTGAGGAGATTCCCGGGAGCCTTGCCATCAGAAAAGTACTGGTTAAGAGCTCTGACTCAAGGCCAAAGGCCATTTGGGGAGAAAAGATAATTAACCAAGGTCTTTGcagcaaacacacaaacagcccATGCCCGAATCGGCCAATCATTCAGATGATCCAGACAAGCAATACCAGGGTCTCACACTTCTGGAATCCTAACATCCTGTTCAGAGAAGGGCCTAGATCTAGACAAAcatccccctcaccccaccccgcAAGTTTTCTGAATTGCCTGACACATCTTCACGTCTCTGGATGATTGTGACACTTCCCTTTAGCCCAGCTTACAGCTGACAAGGGAGGAACCATCTGTCTACTCCCAGCAGAGTTCCATGGCACATGTGAACAGTCAGGGTACCTGAACCCAGAATCTGCCTTTCTCAGCTGCAACCTGTTTCCACTATTGCCTGGAACAGCAAAGGTGAGGGTGTGGGCTGCCACGTGACCAcagtcctccctccccagccatAATCCttatgttccattgtatataactTTATTGACATGGTAGACCGGAAACCATGGAGGAAAGTCCTCAAAGGTTTAttgaccctcccccaccccgctgaTGGTCAACAGGAGACTTCCAATGGATGAAGATTTCAGGCTCTAGTGCAACTGGACACTGCCCCAGAGACCAGTGGCCATGGCTTCCACCGAACCTCCTCAAGCCCTTTCACTGAATGATGGTCCCCATGTTCACTATGTTTGCAAGCCCAGCCTGTTCCCTGGTATGCTCCGATTCTGTCTTATTTAAACCCCAGATATTTCTTCCTCTATTGTGCTTGGAACAACCTTTTAATTTTGTGATTCAGAGAGTGGGGACATAACATGTTTACCAAGCAGTTCTTGTCTTAGAATTGCTTCCGTAAAAACTTCACctggaaattcattcattcattcattgaacagaaattgattgagcacctactatgtgccaggcactgttctaaatgctacACCAAAGCCCCTGTCTGAATTGAGCTTATATTTTAGtaggaaaaggcagaaaataaacatgtaaatgaTATATTGAGATACTATTgaacattgaataaaataatcgAGGGCCATGGGATGGAGTGATGAGAGGAGAGGCTACTTTAATTAGGGCGGAAGTTTttaaccttggctgcacattggaatcacttgAGGGTATTTAAAATTCCCAATAGCTGCACTGCATTCCATACTAATTAAACTGGAGTCTTCAGGAAGGGGACCCaggcattggtattttttaaGGCTCCCCCAGAATTTCCAAGGTGCTGCCAAGGTTGAAGACCACTGCACTAGAGTGACAAATACTCAGGACTCTAAGGCAGAGAGacagcagatgcaaaggccctgaagatGGGCCTGATTCAGCACATTTGAGGGAAGTAAGGCAATGCCAGCAGGAGGGAATTAGGCAGGCTACCTCTCTGAGATGGACTTCCAGGTTTGGTAGCGAGTGGGAACTCTTGGGGTGCTGAAGCAGGGGAGGGATAGGACCTGCTTTAGGCTTTGAGATGAGGCTGATCCTCCTTTTCTGTGCACGAACTGGTGAAAGCTCAAACAAAATGGTTTTTCCTTGGGCCACAGATTCTGACATTAGCGGGAGTGGGAACAGCAACTCTCCTATGACATCCCATTTCATCATTTTTGACGTTTCCCTCACAAAATATGCAACAGTGATGTCACTGCTGTTTGAATCTGGTGTCTTCCTTCTGGTCTGATACAAACGAGGAGGGGTTCTGCCCTCTTCTGGGCAGCCTTCTGGGCCCGCCCCTGGTGGCTGGGTCAGGTGTCCCTCCTTCGGGCTTCCACAGCATCCTAAGCTTCCTTCTCTGTTTGGATCCATCTCAGCATATCAGCATTTTCTCGTTACTTCTTGTCCTGTCTCTGCCCAGGCCCAAATTGTGAGCTAAAGGCAGTGACCTTgatttattcaactttttttatCCCCATCACCTTTGATATTattgacatttaataaatgtttgttgaatgaccaatttagaaaatattctaaatccAATGATTTACACTCTAGAATAccgggtgtgccaaaaaaatgtatacaagtggacactgtggtcaacgttgctcaagcagttgttcgccgtaatcagaagtgtctggacactgatggtaaccactctgagcacctcttggaattgcagaagtcaatagcgacttgtattcatcttttgttagcagtATATATGGAGtgttacgattttaatacagttttccttttttaaaatgtgtctacatttctttggcaccctctgtatataaggTTTGCATCACGTTCTGAGTCAACAGACATTGGTTGTTTTCCTTTATCCTAAAAGACATCGGTTTGGTTTGCAGtcagtaaaaggaagaaaaaaattaaatggatgaAATTTGAAGTTCAACAAATTAAGAGTTTTAGTTTCAGTGTTGTGGTTCAGATTAAATGTCTTCCTGGAAGAGCCCATGTGCCCGCCTCCCCATAAACTCCCAGAAGCCACCTGGAATCCCGGCCCCAGGGGACACTAAAGCTAAGACATATTAAAAGCACAGAATCCAACAGACCACCACCACTGGCAAGAAGCCAAACACATGCAAACCCGAGACAGAGTTTTAAAGGGCTGTTGAGATTAATTCCcttgaagaagaatgaaaaccAGATGGTTTCCCCCAGGAAAAGAGAGTGCTAAGGACAACAGTGGAATAGGTAGTATGGAGGGCAGTCTGGGCTTCACGAGTGATGCTTACCCACCGTTAACCCCAACAAACTGAAGGTTCTTTTTGGTCCCATTACCTCCTGCACGGAAGCCatagtctttctttttcattatggaTTTAAGGCTGGTCGACGGGGAGATCTCTAGGCAGACACAACATCACAGGTTAGAATGATTTTAGAGGTGCCCCAGAATGTAGCAAAACCAAGACTCTTGCTTTGAGGGGATACAGATTGAAGGTATGTGAAAAGGTAGAAAGGGACAGAGACCTAGGTAATGTAAATCCAATATTTTGAGGGTCTTTGAGGAGGCCCAGCCTTCTGGTCAGTGCCAGGGGAACTGCGCCTGGTCACAAAGCCCCTCCATTTGTGGATGATCGTGGGAACACGCTTTCGGAAGAGCCATGGGTTCTGCATGCCATTGCTGTCCCCATCTTGCAGCTGGGAAATCTAAGGCTCAGCTTGGTGAATGGCAGAGCAGGCGTTATTTAGTTCTAAGTGCAGAACTTAGTTCACATGACTCCTGGTCCCATTTCTGCTCCCACCTCTGCCAGTTGACACTTTGTGATGTGGGGTAGGCACAGAAGACACATGAGCAAGAACACAAGTCTTCTTTGGCTGTGCTCAGAGGTACATGAAGCATTTCCCAATGGGCAAGACTAGAACGAGCACTGAACTAATAAGAAAGCAGCCAATTTGCAACCTGAGGCAGCAAGCAGACTCGCGCACTGCTCATTGAGCAAAGCAAAACATGGTTCCACTTTGCTCAACAGTGTATGATCTGTTACAAGAGGAAGTGAGACTCAGCCAAAGGGTCGATTTCCACATGGATCACacaacctccctccctccctctctctcacatgcacaaagaaaatattcagcaAAATATTTCAGATCTCAATATAATGTTCCTCCAAAACGAGGCTAGAGAAAACCTCTAATGTACAAGAACCAGAGAGGAACTCAGGAATGCAAGAACCCAGGAAACCATGAAGGGAGGCCCAGGTTTAGAGCACACACAGCCAGGGCCATTGTTCACCATAGACCTTGCCCTTGTGCCGTGCAAACGAGAAATAGGCATCACTCTGGGTGGAAAAATTGCTGCAGGTTTGGCAAATGAAGAGTGGGCTAGATTTAAGTTCCAGTGTACCCTCCCCGGCTGGCATCTCCATGCCCTGTGCTATATCTGTACAGCTGTACATGGTGGCCCTGCAGTCAATCCTAACCTTAGAGCAAGGACACAAGGAGGGGCACAGAGCCTCCACTGTTACATAACCAGTTTTTATTACACTGGGTTCCTGGAGTGcttcagtcttttaaaaacatatgcatGCAATTAAAACTCCTTTCCATTATACTTGTCACATAAAGGAGAAATGGTTTTCTGTCTTAGCCACCATATTTACCCATTGGTGGGGAGGATGGGGGCACTGGCGACTCCTTCTGGGGTGGAGTCTGGCCTGAGTAGGCAGACAGCAGCAGGTTGAGGGAGCTCAGGAGCTGGCGCTGGATGCTGCTGAGCTTGGAGGCAGGCTGCTTGATGGCACTGGCTAGCTCTGGGTACCCGTGCTCCAGACAGCTCCACTGCTCCTGCAGGAGCTCCTGGATCTTCTTAACATATTGGCCAATAGTGGCATCTGTGGGTGAGCTCGGTGGCCTTCCTGGGCACTCCTTCCCAGGGAGTTCTGAACTggcctcctccttccctgctggGGGAGTCTTTATGTCACTGCTCCATGAAGAGCCACCTGCTCCCTTGACCAGACCCTTGGCTCCCACCTGAGGTTCTCCCTCTGGCTCAGAGCCTGCTTCTTCAATCCTGAGCTCAGTGGAGAGGCAGCTATGCAATGAGGAGGTGAGGACCACCTTGGGTCCCTGTGGCAGCGACAACTGGGATGGTGGCACAAATTCTGCTGGGCTCTGATCCCCCTGTTCGTGACTGTCCTGCCCACAGAGGAGGCCATTCTCCTCTCCTCTGACCCCCCAGCTTTCAGATTCTGTGCTGCTCAGAAGGTTGACCCCAATGCTCTTGTCACACAACTCCCTGGTCAAGAGTCCGTGGAGAGGGTCAGTATTGATCATGGCGTCAGTTTGGCCCTTAGTGTCTTTGGTGTTCTCGTGGCTAAGCTTTTCTGTCAGTTGAGCAACAGTGCACTCTAGCTCTTGAATCCTTCCCTCCCTAGCCTTGATTTCCTCCTCTTGCTGCTGGAGGGCAGCTCTGACCTGAGCCAGTTCTTCAGTTCTTCCAGACAACTCTCCCTCAAGGTCCGAGAGTTGCTGCTTGAGGCCGGAGATGCTGCCAAGATCCATCGTGGTGAGGCCGAGACTTTCTTCTGTGACCCGGACGCCAATGCTCCTCACGTCTACCTCTACCGGTGGTGGGGGCGGAATCTCGCTGATGCTGAGCTCGATTTCTTCTAAGGGGAGCTCATTCTCTGGGATGGGTGATGGCAGAGGTGGGAGGCTTGGTGCTGGGGAGCCAGGAGTGACCACCACCTCTGCTTCTCTGGTTTCATGTTCGTCCTCTACATCCTCTAGAACTAAAAGTGCAGTCTGGGATGAGAAAGGAGGACTTGGGAGAGAGAAGTGATGTGGAGCCTCTTTTTCACCCTCTAGAGGCTCAGCCGCCTCCTGGACCAGCTCCGGAATCCCTGGCACCAGGTCTCCAaactctttgcttttttgttgggTTGCTGCTCGCGGGGTGGAGTTGTGAAAACCTGAAAATCCTTCTGCGGGGCCAAAAATGCCATCGCAGACACTGTCTTCGCCCTGAAGTGGAGGGAGAGCGGGAGGTGTAGGGGGACCCGAATTTAGGCTGGGGTCCTCTGAGGCCCTGGCTTGCAGCAGTGTGGCTGGCATGCTGGATGCTCTCAACAGTTGGGGCCGTCCACTCCCGGAGGCGAGCTCGGCCTCCCGGGGAGCAGCAGCCTCCAGGTGTCTGGCGGTCTCCGCCAACAGGGCCTTCCTGTGATAGCTCACCTCACTCCCACTGGAGGAGGCTTGGGGGTGATCACCAAACGGTAGTGACTGAGCTCGCTCCTCTGTCCCGAGCGATACCTTCCTCAGCACCACCGGGGACCAGTTTTGGTGGGGAAGAGTAGCATGGGGGCGAGTCCCACTGTCGGGAAGGCTGAAGTTTCGAGGCAAAGTGCTAAACTTGGCCTGCTTGGCCCTTCTGTGGATAGGTATTCTCTTGATGGTGTGTCCCTTCTCAATGTCATCCACATACTTGAGGAAGTCCAGATCTAGATGAAATCCATATGGGGTCTCCACGGAGTAGGGGTGGCTCTTTGGAGAGTCTTTCTCTTCATCCCCCTGAGAGGCCTGGTTTTTGGCTGGGAGACATCGAcatgtgaaaaaagaaacacactgttaGTAAGAATTACAGGGTGGTGAGGCCTAATATCTGTGATTCTGACTTAAGGCTCTCATGTGAGACTTCTAAATGTTCCAGCCTCTAAATTATGCTGAGATGCTCACAGTCTTTTGGCTGTGCTCAGAAGCCATGTTATTAAATCAATGTGTACTTAGCCAATGTCTGCAAGGAAATAGGTAGAGGGAATAGTTTCCAATTTGCAGTAGGTCGTCTCAGTTGCTACTGTGGAATCTGCCTGCAGACCCGCAAAATGAAATAGTCCCATACTGTTTTACTGGATTTGAGACATGTAATTGCTGAACTGAAGTGTCCAGGAATTTGCCAAATCAGGGTACTAATTGGCAATTATGAATATGGAGGGTTTTGTAGGATGAGGTACATAATTGtctcaacattaaaaaataaccttttattATTCAAATAGGTGTTAGTAAATCTTGGGAAAGCCAGAGACATCAAGGAGCTATGCTTTCTACATTATAAAAGCTTCCACAGATGCCGGAACCTCTAGGTACTAACAGACAGAATTGGAACACATAATCACACACAGCCCATCCTCTTTTCTACCTGAAGACTGCTTAGTGCTTAACAAACATGAATTCCACTTTCAAAAACTCATGCCCAGTAAGGAAATACCACATTTTTCATAGAGTGGAAAAAAGGTGGTGAGGGAAAAAGGATAATTAATGTCAAAAAAGACGTTGGCATACATCCTCCAAGAGATGTGGGACTCATGAGTTTTTGGGGCAGCCCAAATTGTCAGGG
The Rhinolophus ferrumequinum isolate MPI-CBG mRhiFer1 chromosome 9, mRhiFer1_v1.p, whole genome shotgun sequence genome window above contains:
- the KANK4 gene encoding KN motif and ankyrin repeat domain-containing protein 4 isoform X1, giving the protein MEKTDAKNQASQGDEEKDSPKSHPYSVETPYGFHLDLDFLKYVDDIEKGHTIKRIPIHRRAKQAKFSTLPRNFSLPDSGTRPHATLPHQNWSPVVLRKVSLGTEERAQSLPFGDHPQASSSGSEVSYHRKALLAETARHLEAAAPREAELASGSGRPQLLRASSMPATLLQARASEDPSLNSGPPTPPALPPLQGEDSVCDGIFGPAEGFSGFHNSTPRAATQQKSKEFGDLVPGIPELVQEAAEPLEGEKEAPHHFSLPSPPFSSQTALLVLEDVEDEHETREAEVVVTPGSPAPSLPPLPSPIPENELPLEEIELSISEIPPPPPVEVDVRSIGVRVTEESLGLTTMDLGSISGLKQQLSDLEGELSGRTEELAQVRAALQQQEEEIKAREGRIQELECTVAQLTEKLSHENTKDTKGQTDAMINTDPLHGLLTRELCDKSIGVNLLSSTESESWGVRGEENGLLCGQDSHEQGDQSPAEFVPPSQLSLPQGPKVVLTSSLHSCLSTELRIEEAGSEPEGEPQVGAKGLVKGAGGSSWSSDIKTPPAGKEEASSELPGKECPGRPPSSPTDATIGQYVKKIQELLQEQWSCLEHGYPELASAIKQPASKLSSIQRQLLSSLNLLLSAYSGQTPPQKESPVPPSSPPMEISPSTSLKSIMKKKDYGFRAGGNGTKKNLQFVGVNGGYETTSSEETSGEDSSPEDLSDSEAEKKCDGPERRQGKDAHPSCKVGQGLSEVAHNTGQESGPGEELPFPKSERYKPSEEFLNACRALSQHLPETGTTTDQLLKQSLNTISQEWFRVSSRKSSSPAVVATYLQHHSPHFLKLLVNLADGNGNTALHYSVSHSNFSIVKLLLETGVCNVDHQNKAGYTAVMITPLASAETDEDMAVVWKLLREGNVNIQATQGGQTALMLGVSHDREDMVQALLSCQADVNLQDHDGSSALMLACHHGNADMVQLLLAHPACDSSLTDKAGRTALSIVLKTPAHAEIAGLLQAHAEQGRSLGP
- the KANK4 gene encoding KN motif and ankyrin repeat domain-containing protein 4 isoform X2, with the protein product MEKTDAKNQASQGDEEKDSPKSHPYSVETPYGFHLDLDFLKYVDDIEKGHTIKRIPIHRRAKQAKFSTLPRNFSLPDSGTRPHATLPHQNWSPVVLRKVSLGTEERAQSLPFGDHPQASSSGSEVSYHRKALLAETARHLEAAAPREAELASGSGRPQLLRASSMPATLLQARASEDPSLNSGPPTPPALPPLQGEDSVCDGIFGPAEGFSGFHNSTPRAATQQKSKEFGDLVPGIPELVQEAAEPLEGEKEAPHHFSLPSPPFSSQTALLVLEDVEDEHETREAEVVVTPGSPAPSLPPLPSPIPENELPLEEIELSISEIPPPPPVEVDVRSIGVRVTEESLGLTTMDLGSISGLKQQLSDLEGELSGRTEELAQVRAALQQQEEEIKAREGRIQELECTVAQLTEKLSHENTKDTKGQTDAMINTDPLHGLLTRELCDKSIGVNLLSSTESESWGVRGEENGLLCGQDSHEQGDQSPAEFVPPSQLSLPQGPKVVLTSSLHSCLSTELRIEEAGSEPEGEPQVGAKGLVKGAGGSSWSSDIKTPPAGKEEASSELPGKECPGRPPSSPTDATIGQYVKKIQELLQEQWSCLEHGYPELASAIKQPASKLSSIQRQLLSSLNLLLSAYSGQTPPQKESPVPPSSPPMEISPSTSLKSIMKKKDYGFRAGGNGTKKNLQFVGVNGGYETTSSEETSGEDSSPEDLSDSEAEKKCDGPERRQGKDAHPSCKVGQGLSEVAHNTGQESGPGEELPFPKSERYKPSEEFLNACRALSQHLPETGTTTDQLLKQSLNTISQEWFRVSSRKSSSPAVVATYLQHHSPHFLKLLVNLADGNGNTALHYSVSHSNFSIVKLLLETGVCNVDHQNKAGYTAVMITPLASAETDEDMAVVWKLLREGNVNIQATQAGRTALSIVLKTPAHAEIAGLLQAHAEQGRSLGP